A segment of the Amycolatopsis thermophila genome:
GCGGGTGCGCTCGCGGGCGATCTCGAGCGCCCGGCGCGCGGTGGCCTCGTCGGGGTAGGGGCCGAGGAGATCGATGGACCGCGACCGCTCGAGGTGCTCGACCTCGCCGGTGCGCGTGTTGTAGTACCACCCCTGGTCCGGGTTGGGGTCCGTGGATTTCGCCATGCTACGAGCTTCGCACCCGGCGCCGGGCGGCGCCAGCGGTCAGGACGGTAGCGGCGCGACGGGCGACGGCGCCCGGGGACACCCGCTTCGGCGAACCGGCGGCGATCCCGCTCAGGGTCGGTAGCGGTAGGGCAGCTCCGTCGGCTGGCCGGTAGGGCCGAAGTCCTGCTGCGGCTGGTCCTCTTCGAACCAGTCGCGGTTCCCGGCCGGGGTGCCGCGCGGGGGCGTCGCGTCGGCGGGCTTGGCGAGGCCGCCCAGGGGGATGCCGGCGGCCGGCGTGGGCTGGGGCTGCGGGGGCAGCGGCTCGGTGAACCGGGGGCGCTCCTCCGGGGGCTCCATCGTGCGCCAGGCCTGCGGGTTCGTCACGGGCAGCGCGGGCGGCGGCGCCCCCTGGCCGGATGCGGGCTGGCCCGAGGCCGGCTGGGCAGCCGCTGCTTGGCCGGCCCCCGGCGGCACCGGCCCGGCCTCGACGCTCCCCTGCTGCGCAGGCTGGTCCGCAGCGGGAGCGGCATCGGACTGACCTGGCGCGCCAGCGGACTGCCCCGCAGCACCGGGCTGGCCAGGCGCACCTGACGCACCGGGCTGGGCAGGCGCGAACCCCGCCCCCGGCTCCGGCGGGGTGCGCGGAGCCGCCACCTTCCGCGGCGGCTCGGGTAGCGGCGGGACCTCCGGGGACGGCGCGGTGGGCGTCGTGCGCCACACCGGCGCCGGTGGGAGGTTGATCGGGGCCGCGCGCGGGGCGTCCGGGGCCGGGGCTGGCGAATCGCTCTGGTGCCGCGCCTGCCCGCGCGGCGGGATCGGGTCCAGGCAGGGCACCAGGACGGTCGTGTTCTCCGGTTCCTCCACCTTCCGCCCGCTGCGCTCGCGGTAGACCATGTCACCGTCGGCGTCGATCTCGACCAGGTAGCCGACCTCGGCGAGCTGCTCCTCGTCCAGGTCGGTCAGCTTCTCGTACCGCGAGGGCACCGTGCGGTAGATCGGCCACGACAGCGACCGGTGCTGCTGGTGGAACTGGGACAGCAGCCCGGCCATCTGCTGCTGCCACGGCAGCGACATCCCCTCGGCCAGGGAGCGCGGCAGCACCACGTACCCCTCGTCCACGCCGGGCAGGCCCTGGGACAGGTAGTCGGCCAACGGGGTGCTCGACGCGGGCGGCCCCGAGCGCGGCGGGGGCGGCGGCGCGCCGAACAGGTCGCCCAGCTGCGCCGGCTTCTTGCTCTTACCGAACTTCTTCGCCACGGGGCATCACCTTCTACACGCCGGGCCGGACTGCCTGCGGCACAAGCTCGTCTTCGTTCCAGGAGACCTTCCGGGTGTGCACCGGCACCCCGGTCTGCTGCGCCTCCACGATCTTCCCGTCGCCAAGGTACATCGCGACGTGGTGGATGGTCGCCGGGTTGGTTGGGTCGTACGCCCAGAAGAGCAGGTCACCCGGCTGGGCGTCACGCACCGGCAGCATCGCGCCGTTCTTGTACTGGTCCCGCGACACCCGGGACAGCGTGATGCCCGCGGCCTCGTAGGCGCGCAGCATCAGACCCGAGCAGTCGTAGGAGTTCGGGCCGGTCGCGCCCCACACGTACGGCTTGCCCTGCTCCCCCAACGCGAACTGGATCGCCGCGGCCGCCGCGTTGTTCGGCGGCAGCGCCAGGCCCGCGCTCTGACCGCAGCCGACCATGTCCGCGACCTGGCCGAGGTTCTCCACCAGGTGGGCCGCCATCTGCTCCCACTTGTGGTAGCGCTCGGGGAACGCCGACCGCTCCACGTCCTGCGCGGAGGCGCCCGGGCGCTGCTTGTCCCAGCCGGGCACGGTGAGCAGGACGTCGTAGAACTTGTTGATCTGGTAAGGAATGTCCTGCAGCTGGGCGACCGACCCCCAGCCCATCGACGGGCGCATCTGGAAGATCCCCAGCGAGTCGCGGTCGCCGAAGCTGAGGTTGCGCATGTTGGACTCGGTCATGCCGGCCTGGATCGCGATCTGCCAGGCCCGCGGGGCGAGCCCTCGCTGCTTCCCGATCTCGATGATCTGCTTGATGATGAACTGCTGCTGGTCGTCGAGCCTGCGGGCCTGGGCCGCGCCCTGGTCGGAACCCGGCTGGCTCGGACCGATCGCGGCGTCGCAGCTGACGTTGGTGTAGGCGGCCTGCATCTGGGCCTGCTGCTGGTCGGTGACGACCTTCGCGACCACGCCGACAGTCGCGACACCGGCGAACAACACGGCGACGAGAACGCCGACGAGGACACCGATCCGCATGGGTCAGCTCGCCTGGTCGTAGCCGGTGACGAGCCAGCCAGCCGGGGTCTTCGCCACGGTGATCGACAGTTTGGGCCCGTCCGTGGGGACGAGCACCTGGAGGGAACTGGTGTAGGACTGGGTGACGGTCGGTTCGCCGGTCACCCTGGTCGCGGGGATGTTCGCCGGGTCCACAGTGGACATCTCCGGCAGGTACTCCTCCGTCGTGAGTGGACGCAACTGGTCCAGCCACTGGGCGTTGGTGATGCCGTCCGGGTGGGTGGCCCACGCGGTGGCCCACTGCTTGGCGACGGTGAGCGCCGCCGGGTCGGGCGCGGCGGAGGTCGGTTGCACCAGCGGTGCGGTGAGGCGCGTCGACATCGGGGCCGGCGTGGTGCCCGCGCTGCGCGAGGTGCTGGTGCCGCCGCCCGGGTCCTGGATCCGCACCGGTTCCGGGCCGGAGCGGTTCGGGTTGCCCAGCAACTGCGGCACGACGATGCCGATCGCGACGATCAGCACGACCACCGCGATGGCGGTGCCGACGAGGTGGGCGGGTGAGCGCAGCGGGAAACCCCAGATGCGGCGGTAGACGGCGGCGCGGCCCCGGTTCGTTCGGATCGGCATTCAGATCACCGCACGATCCGGTCGGTGTCACGGGAGTCGTCGCGGACCTCGAGCCCGCGCGAGGGCCGGTACAGCACGTGGACCGGTTTGCCGCCGACGAGTTCCTGCCCCGCGCGGCGCGGCTCCGGGCGCTGCGCCGGTGTCGCGGCGACGCCCGGCCGGGAGATGCGCGACGGGATGACGACGGGGTCGGGTTCGTCCCAGCCCCGGTCGTACACGGGCGAGGTGTCCACCCGGCGGCTGGGCCGTTGCGCGACGGGCGGCATCCAGCCGTCCGACCGGCGCGTGGTGCCCGGCGGGGCGGAGTAGACGAACGCGTCGGGATCCGCGCCTTCCGGGGCGTACCCGGCGAAGGCCGGCTGGTTGCGGCCGCCCGCGGGCAGACCGGGCCTGGACCGTCCGGGCAGAGCGGCCCCGCCGCCGGGCCAGGGCGCGCCGGACCACGCGGCCGCGGGGCGGGCCGCCATCGCGCCGGCACCGTCGAGGCGCTGCGCGGTGGCGAACACCGTCGCCTCGGGACGCCCGCGGCCGGCCGACCCGGTCGGGCTCGCGACCTCGCTCTCCTCGCCCTCGCGGACGCTTTCCCAGAACTCGTCCTGCGGGGTCGGGCCCTGCTTCTTGCGGAAGCGGCTGAACAGGCCACCGCTGGGGGCCGGGATGGACGACCCCACCATGCCGACCGACATCTCGACCATCTGCCACAGGCGCCGCACCGGCCGCCCGACGAGGAACAGCAGAACCGTCACCAGACCCGCCATGACCATCTGGGTGAGAATCGAGAGCGAATTCCCCGCGGCGAAGATCGCCTGCAGGAGCAGCGCGTGCACGCCGGCGAGGACGGAGAGGACGAGCAGGTTGAAGCCGACGGCACCGAGCAGACGCGCGACGCGCCGGAGGATGTCGTGGTGGACGAGCGCCACCAGGCCGATCAGCGGCGCGGTGAGCACGAAGAGCCGGATGAGCACCTGCGCGAGCAGTACCGACGCCTTCGCCAGCAGCTGGAACAACGCGTAGACCAGGCTCTGGCCGAGCGCGAGGAACCCGGACCCCGTCCGGCTGCCGCCCTCACCCGTGAAGTACTGGGTGGCCGGGCCAAGCTGGGTGGAGATGTTCTTGTACGCGGCCTTCTTCGAGTCCACCACACCCTGGTTGGCGTCGTCACCGTTGCGGATCTGGTTCCAGGTGAAGGCCTGCGCGTCGAGCAGGGGCCGCCCGAACTGCTGGGCCTGCGGCGCGTCCGGCGCGCCGAACTCGCCGCGCAGCCAGTTGCTGTAGATGACCTGGTTGTACAGATCCGTGGGCAGAACTTCGCGCACGATCCGGTCGCCCGAGTTGTCGACGAACCCGGCTTGGATGTTGGTGCTGGTCTGCACGATGGCCCGGTCGATGGGGTCGAAGTACTGCAGCATCGCCATGGACGACGCCGCCAGCCACACAGCGCCCAGCGCGTAGAGCCCGCGTTTGCTCACCGCCGACAGGTCGCCCCGCCAGATGTTGCGGAACATCATGATGGCGAGGACGAGGGCGAACAGACCGAACAGCTGCGCGTAGACGTTGTTGTAGACCTTTTCCGCACCCGATTTGACGGCGTTGTAGATCGGGTTGAGGAGGCCACCCTCCATGACCGTGTAGTGCAGCGAGTTCGTCGCACCGACGATGTTCTTGCCGATGTTGAAGAGCTGGTTACCGGCCCAGGTGTCGATGGTCGTGTTCGGACTGGTGATCCCGGACAACGGGCCGCAGTCGGTCTGGTAGACGTACCAGACGGTTCCGGCGTAGCTGTAGTCCAGGTAGCCGCTGCCGTCCTCACCGTGCCGAGCGGGCGGATCGAGCGCACCCACCAGACCCGAACCCGGCCGCTCGGGGTTCGGCGCGTCGCCGCAGGCGGCGGCTGATGCGGCCGGCGACATGACGATCGTCTGCAGGCCGACGAGCAGTGCGACTCCCGCGACGGCGGCCCACCGGGAGGGTCTCTTGCGCCGGCCGCCGCGGTTCTTCAGGCCTCGTTTCAGCGCGTGCCAGCCGCCGGCCAGCGCGAGCACGCTCAGGACCGTCAGGAGCGTCATGCGGCGTCCCAGCCGCCGCGTTTGCCCGCTCCCGCGCGCTCACCGTCCCGCTCACCGTCCCGCTCGCCGTCGGCCGATCCGGGCACCTCCTCGGCCAGGATCTGCTCCTCCGTGAGCCCCACTTCGCGCTCCGCGGCGAGCTCCAGGTCCGGCTCCAGCTCGTCGTCGGGGGGCGGCACCGGGACGTGCCGTTCCCCGGCGGCCGGCTCGGAGTCCCGCGCGTGCGTGTCGGCGGGCAGGGCGTCCTTCGAGCCCGGCGTCGTGTCCAGGGCCGCGCGCAGGTGGGCCAGGTGCGGGCCCGAGAAGTCCACCCGGATCCGCTCCACGCCACCGGCACCGTCCCCGAAGATGAACTGCCTCGGCTCGCGGTCGCGCTCCAGACCGCGCTGCGCACCGGGCCGCCGGCCCAGCGACGCGACCACCTGCTCGTACCCGACCCCCACCGGCACCTTCAACAGCCGCAGCGCGTCGGCCTGCGCCTCGTCGTCGTCGAGGCGCCCGACGAACACCGAGTCCAGCAGCGCGACGAACCCCTGGATCTTCAGGAAGTCGGCCGGGATCTGCGACGACAGCAGGACGCGGACGTTCCACTTCCGCGAGTCACGCGCGAACCGGTTCATCAGCACGCGCCCGGTCGGCACCTCGGACAGGAAGAACGCCTCGTCGATCCACACGCCCTTGCGCAGGTCCTTGGGCTTCTCGTACACCGACCGCTGGGTCAGCCACGCGGCCAGGTTCAGCATCTCGACACCGAGCGCCTCGGCGTCGGTCCAGTGCTCGCGGCCGACGCCGTCCTTGGGCAATGTCAGGCCGGCCATGGTCAGCACCGTCAACCGGTCGTCACGCGTCTCCGAGTACGGGTCCGCGTCGTTCTCCGGGATCAGCAGCGACATGCGCTCACGCATCTCGTCGAGGAAGTCCGCGACGACGATCGCGTGCTCGTGGTGCTCGCTCGCGTCCCGCCGCAGCGCGTCGATCACCTGGCCCGGGTCCGCGTCGTAGCGGCCACCGACCGCACGCACCGCCCGCAGCAGCACGATCCGGCTCTGCGGCATGCGCGCCACCTCGTAGGGCAGCACGCCGGTGAGCACGTCGAGCACGAGGCGCCGCCGGGTCGCGCCCGCCAGCGCGCGCTCGCGCCGCCACGCCCGCTCCGGGTCGTCCTCGTCCAGGAAGTGCTCGAGCAGCGGCTCGGCCACCACGCGGTACGGGTTCAGGATGCCGGGCTGTGCATTCAGCAAGTTGATGGGCCGCGCGTACGGCCGGATCTCCGGCAGGTCGCACAAGCGGGACAGCGGGCCGGACGGGTCCAGCAGCGTCCAGTGCGCCCCCGCGCGCAGCGTCTTGTAGACGATGCCGCCGCCGAGGAACGACTTGCCGCCACCGAGGCCGGCGACCATCGCGGTCAGACCCGACCCGTCGCGGATCTCCTGCGCCATCCACGGGTCCCAGGCCACCGGACGCCGCGTCGCGGTGCACGTCTCGCCGAGCAGGATGCCCCGGCGGTCACCGACCTCCGCGGTCGCCGTCGGCACCGCGGCCGCGGCCCACACGACCGACCCGCGCCGCATGTAGGCGGCCGAGGACAGCGGCTCGCCCGGGATGAACTCCCTGGCCAGCGAGTACTGCGCCTCCGGGTGCTCGATGGCGATCTTCGGCTTGTACAGGTCGAGCAGCTGCTGGGCCAGGCGCAGCGCCTCGCGTTCGGTGTCGCCGGACACCGCGAGCCGCCACCACGACCGCACGCGGGTGGCCAGCGCGGTGAAGCCGGACGTCATCTCGTCGTCGATCTCGAGCACGCGCGTCGCCTGCCGCGCCAGCGACTGCGGCGGCTCCAGCTCGTGCTCGTCGGTGTAGTGCTTGACCTGCGAGCGCACCTTGTTCATCTGGCGCTGCAGCTCGCCGGCCACCTCCTCGGGACGGCGCACGTAGATGCGGGCCGACCACTCCACCGAAGCGGGCAGCCGGTCCGCGTGTTGCACCCACGGGTCGTCGACCTCGGGGATCTGCAGGCCGTGCATCTGGCCGACGGTCAGCACCGCGAGGTGCCGCTGCACCCCGGCGTTCGACCCGGTGCGGCCGCGCACGGTGAGCGTCGGCGCGTACGGCTCGGCGTGGAAGTCCGCCGCGTCGGTGAAGCTGGCCAGGTCCTCCGGCTCCCAGGTCGCGCCGGGCACGGCGGGCAGGTGCCGGGGCGCGGGCAGGCCCAGCGAGCAGGACCGGTGCATCAGCCAGGACATCTCCTCGGCGTGCACCGGGCGGCCCTCCAGACCGGACGAGCCGATCACCTGGTCCAGGTGCTCGACCTCGGAGTCCAGCGCGGCCAGTTCGGCGTCGACCGCCTCGGGCAGGATGCGGCGCAGCAGGGGCGCGGCGCGCTCCACCGCGCGGTCGACGACACGCCGGGTCTGCACCTGGACGCCGATGTAGACCTCTTTCTCGGCCATCGACCGGCCGAGCAGCTGCTGCTGCTCCCCGATCAGGTAGTCGTCGAACGACAGCGCGCCGGGCACGTCCTGCGGGCGGCGGATGGCGTTGTGGACGTGGGCCTCCGCCCACATGCGGATCGGGTACGGCCGCGTCGTGACGCGCAGGTGCAGCCAGCGGCCCTGCAGCTCCGCGTACTGGCCCGCGATCGCGGCGATCAGGTCCCGGCGCTGGGAGTCCGAGCGGAACGACCAGCGCTGCGGCGCCAGCCGGTACCAGGCGTAGACCTCGTTCTCCGTGCGCACCAGGTGGCCGTCGATCGTGCGGAGCGAGATCGACGGGGTGTAGCTGGGTATGGCCTGTTCACCGGGCAGCCGGCGACCGGACTGCTTGCCGGGGGCGCGACCGTTCTGCGGCGGCCACTGCGTGGCCCCGCTGGGGTCGGGCTTCCCGGCCTTCCGGCGTCCGCCGCTTCCGAACAACCTCTACCTCCTACCGTGGCGCCGAAGTGCGCGCGCCACGCGGTCGTGCTGTCTGGTGGTGAGGATGAGCCCCCGCCGTGGTGAGGCGCCGTTTGTGCTTGGGCAGCGGGCGCTCGTGCCGGATGCGGATCTTCGTGGCCGTGACCGCACCGCCCTCTCCGGAGGTCTTCTCGCGGGGCGTCTGCAGCTCACGCAGCCACATGGTCATGACCGCGCCGAGCGGACGCTCATGACTGATCTTGGCCGTGATCATCCGGGTGATCAAGATCGTCAGGACGAACGCCCAGGCCGTGGAGAAGAAGCCGAACCCGAAGCCGAGCTGCCGCTCGATCGCGAGGACGACGAGGAACACGGGGATGCCGACACCCCAGGCCACGTAGCGGGCCCGCCACGGGAACGTCGCCTTCGGCGGGCCGAGCCACACCGCATCGACCCGGTAGACCTCGTCATCGGTTCGAATCCGCACGCGCGCTACCCCGCGCCGTCAGCTGGTGAACAAGCCGGCGATCCATTCGCCGACGTTGACGCCGAGCCCGCTCACGGCGAGGCCGACGATCGCGAGCGCGATCACCACACCGGCCAGGCGGCGCATGACTCCGGCGTTGTCGCCCTTGCCGCCTCCGAGCCAGAGCAGCAGCAGCGCGACGGCGAGCAGGACCAGCGGGATGATGTTGTCCAGCAGCCACTGCTGGACCCCGCGGGTCTTGATCTCACCCTGCGCCAGGTGCTCCACAAGTGTCATCATGGTCATCGCGTACTCCAGGTGCGAGGAGTGTGGGTGTCGGGTGGGTCGGCTCGGGGCAGGCCCACGAGGTCGGAAGGTCCGGTCCGGTCTGTCTAGCCCATCATGGCGTCACAAGCTGTGACGGTCAAAGCGCTCTCTGTCGAACGGCAGTCCATTCACACACCAGGCACAGTACGGCCACTTCTCCTGAACTCGTCGTCCTCCATCATCGTGGCAAGACCGCTCAGGGTTAACCCCCGGCACCCGGATTTCCTAGTGTGGGTAGGGACTCACTCACAGGCGCAATCTCGCTTCACTCTGGGTGTGCGGTATCGCCCGTCGACGGGGCGGGGAACAGTGTGGCATGCCCCGATCGGCCGCATCGCACGTACCCGGGCGTGACGACGTCTCCGGGCGAGTCGATCATCCGTTCCGGCGAACGCGGTCACGGAGCGCCCTGGTGGGCCGTTTTGTCCTCACGTCGCGTGATCACGGCACACTTTCCGGTGGACCCGGGTGTAAGCGCTCACCACGGCGGGGGTGCGGTGTGGCGCGGTACCGGGATGACGGGTGGTGAGCGCGAGCGCTTTCCTGCTCACGCGATGTGACCTGGCGGCGCGATGCGCGATGGGCGCGGGCAGGCAGCGGACGCTGTGCGGCGCGGCGCGATCAGGCGCGCGAGGCCGCGCAGTAGCCCTCGCGAACCAGGCGGCTCCGGCCGGCGCTAGTAACCCCGTGCCGGACCGCCGATCCAGGTCTGGACCGGCGGTGCGTGGTGTGCCAGGGGCGCGGTCAGGCGCGCGGGGTCGCGAACACGCCGTCCGGGAAGGCGCCGTTCGCCACGGCGGTCCGGGCCAGTTCGCGGGCCAGGTCGTGCAGCCGGGCGGCCTTCTCGGCCCCCAGGCGGCGCCACGGGGCGACCGCCGACGCGTTCGTCTGCTCCTCGACGCTCTCCCGCAGCACGGTGCCCTCCGCGGTGAGCCGGCCCTCCTCGTCGAGCAGGCCCTGTTCCCGCAGGTCCGCCACACCGGCGTCCCACTGCTCGTCGGACCAGCCGCGGGACGCCTTCGCCACCGGCAGCAGAAAGCCCTTGCCCGTCGCGGTGTAGGTGATCAGCGCCGCGAGCCCGCCGAGGCCGTGGCCGACCAGCGCGGCGATGTGGCCGTCGCCGCGGTACTCGCGCAGCAGGGTCGCCGCGTGCCAGAGGACCAGGTGCGGCTCCGACGGCCAGGCCAGCCCCGCGTGCCCCGCGAACAACGGCCGGCCCTCGACCGTGCACGCCTCGCAGGCCTCGCGCGCCAGCTCCGCCGCCTCGGCCAGCCGGGGCGAGGTGACGAGCTCCCCCAGCACCCGGCGCAACCCGGCGTCCGCCGCCGACAACCGCGCCTCGAGGATGCGCGACGGCTCGGCGAGCGTCCACGCCCGCGGGATGTGCCGGGCGACCAGCTCCGGGTTGAAGTTGTAGAAGGTGGCCGCGACGACGTCCGCGGTCACCCGGCCCATCGGCGCGGAGCGGCTCGCGAAGTAGCCCATCCGGCCGGGACGCAGCCCCGCGGCGGTCAGTGCCTGCTCGGCCTCGGGCGCGAAGTAGACGAACGAGTGCAGCGGCTCCAGCACCCGGTGGCACCGGTACGCGACGGCGCGGGCTTCTTCGTGATCCACGAGCCGACCGTAGGGCACGGGAGCCGGGCGGGAAAGGGCGGACGAGTTGGCCTGTAAGCCGGATCCTGTCCCGCGGCGCGAAGCCGCGGTGGCGGCCATCCATCTAGGCCTGCCGTCGCCGGCAGGCTCGAGCGGCCTACCCGCAGGCATCGGACGGGCCGTCCTCGATCGCCTGCGCAGGCACCTCGCGGCGCCCTCTTGGCCTTGCTCCGGGTGGGGTTTACCGAGCCACCCCGGTCACCCGGGGTGCTGGTGGTCTCTTACACCACCGTTTCACCCTTACCCCGGCCGTTGCGGGCCGGGGCGGTCTGTTTTCTGTGGCACTGTCCCGCGGGTCGCCCCGGGTTGCGGTTAGCAACCACCCTGCCCTGTGGAGTCCGGACTTTCCTCGAGGGGATCACCCTCGCGACCGCCCGGCCAACTCGTCCGCACACCCAGGGTAACCGTTCCCGCGCCGCGGACGTCGGTTGCCCCACGGGCGGACTCGCGAGTCCACTTCGGACCACCGGCGCTACGGGAGAGCGAGCCACAGCGCCACGGTCGCGGCGGCCAGGCTCACCAGGACGGTCACCAGGCCGAGCCGGGTGAACTCGCCGAGGCCGGGCGCGTCGCGCCCGAGCACCCGCCGCCACAGCAGCGTCGCGAGCGAGCCGAGGTAGGTGGCGTTCGGGCCGATGTTCACGCCGAGCAGCACGGCGAGCAGCACGCCGGTGTCCGGGTGCGGCCCGAGCACCGCCAGGAGGAGCAGCGTGGCCGGCAGGTTGTTCAGCAGGTTGGCCAGCGCGGCGGCGACGAACGCGGTCAGCAGCAGCTCGGGCAGCCCCGCGGTGTCCGGCAGGAGCGCCCGCAGCGGGCCGCCGAGGAGGTGGTCGGACACGGCCTGCACGACGATCGCGAGCCCCAGCACGAACAGCGTGAGCAGCGGGTTCGCGGCGACGACCAGCCGTCGCGGGGTCGTCTCCCGTCGGGCGAGCGCTCGGGCGGCGAGCACGGCGGCGGCGATCGCCGCGACCCAGCCCGGCGCGAGCCCGATCACCGGACCGGCGCCGAACCCGGCGAGCGTCAGCCCGAGGACGACGAGTGCGAAGACCGGCGCCGGGCGGTCGTCGCGCCGGGCGCTGGTCCGTCCGGTCAGGTCCCGGCGGAAGAACCACAGGAAGACCGCGAGCTCGATCGCGACCGTGACCAGCCACGGCAGCGCCATGATCGCGGCGAACCCGGTGAAGGAGAGCCCGGACGCGGCGAAGGCCAGCAGGTTGGTCAGGTTCGACACCGGCAGCAGGGTCGACGCGGAGTTCGCCAGGTGCGCGCAGGCGTAGACGTGTGGCTTGGGCGGCAGGTCGAGCGTCCTCGTCGTGGCCAGGACGACCGGCGTGAGCAGGACGACGGTCGCGTCGAGGCTGAGGACGGCGGTGGTGCCCCCGGCGGCGGCGAAGGTCAGGACGAGCAGTGTGCGCGGGTGGCCGCGGCACGCGGTGGCCAGGCGCGCGCCGAGCCAGGAGAAGACGCCCTCGCGGTCGGCGAGGTCGGCCAGGGCGAGGATCGCCGCCAGGAACCCGAGGGTCGGCGCCATGGTCAGGACCTGGTCGCGGGCCTCGGGGAGCGACACGAGCCCGGTCGCGAGGACGACGAGTGCGGCCGGAACGGCGACGAGCGCCTCCGGCCAGCCACGCGGACGCGCCACGGCGAATCCGAGAACGGCGGCGAGCGCCCCGAGGCTCCCGACCGCCGCGACCACGGCTCCACGCTAGCGAGGCGACGGCGCCCCTCCGACTCCGGCCAGGACGATGCCGGGGCCCGCGCCGGCCGCCGGCTTGCCGGTGATCGTTGCGATTGCCTCGTCGCCGGCGGGCGGGAGCGGCCACCGCGCCACCGCGATCGCCACGACGCCGGGCCGCACCGACCGCCGCACGGCGACCGGACCCCGGCACCGCACCGCCGCGGGCCGCGCTAGCCCAGGTGCGAGATGTCGTTCACCAGCCGCACCGAGGCGTTGCCGTCGGGGTAGAACTCGACGATCGACAGCGACGCCAGGTCCAGGTGCAGACGGAACAGCAGCGACGGCCCGGCGTCCAGCCCCAGCCGCAGCAGCGACTTGATCGGCGTGACGTGGCTGACCACCACGATCGTCTCCCCGCCGTGGGTCTCGAGCAGTTCGTCGCGCGTCCGGCGCACCCGCTGGTGCACCGCGTCGAAACTCTCCCCGCCGGGCGACGGCACGGACGGGTCGCGCAACCACCGGCCGTGCAGCTCGGGGTCGCGCCGGGCGGCCTCGGCGAAGGTCAGGCCCTCCCACTCGCCGAAGTCGGTCTCCAGCAGGCCGGGATGGGTCTCGACCCGGCCGCCGAGCGCGTCGGCGACGGCCTGCGCGGTCTGCTTCGCCCTGGTCAGCGGCGACGTGACGATCACGGTGTCCGCGCCCAGGCCCGGCATTCCGGCCAGGCGCTTCGCGGCGGCGGCCGCCTGCTGCAGGCCGTGCTCGGTCAGCGGCACGTCACCGCGCCCGGAGTAGCGGCGGTCGACCGACATCGAGGTCTGGCCGTGCCGCAGGAGCATCATCCGGGTCGGGGTGCCCT
Coding sequences within it:
- a CDS encoding bifunctional RNase H/acid phosphatase, producing the protein MKVVVEADGGARGNPGPAGYGAVVRDAGTGAVLAERQDGLGVATNNVAEYSGLIAGLRAASELGASDVAVRMDSKLVVEQMSGRWKIKNEALRPLAAQARELAAGFGSVTYEWIPRARNAHADRLANEAMDTQAGKTAGPERTTPQKWTGAQGTPTRMMLLRHGQTSMSVDRRYSGRGDVPLTEHGLQQAAAAAKRLAGMPGLGADTVIVTSPLTRAKQTAQAVADALGGRVETHPGLLETDFGEWEGLTFAEAARRDPELHGRWLRDPSVPSPGGESFDAVHQRVRRTRDELLETHGGETIVVVSHVTPIKSLLRLGLDAGPSLLFRLHLDLASLSIVEFYPDGNASVRLVNDISHLG